The nucleotide window GACCTCCACGATTGTAATCCGAGTATCAGGATTTATATCAAGCAGACGAGTTAACAACCTAACAAGCTCAGCACTGAACCATCTGGGACACCGAAACTCGCCTTTGTAGATCTTCTTGTACATAGCCATAACATTTTGGTCATGGAAAGGCAAATATCCAGCCATGAGCACAAACAACACAACCCCACAAGACCAAATATCGACCTTTGCAGCATCGTAGCCCTTTCGACCCAAAACCTCAGGCGCCACATAGGCCGGCGTGCCACAGAACGTATGAAATAGACCATCTTGCTTAATCTCATCAGAAACTGCGCTCAACCCAAAATCAGAGACCTTGAGATCGCCATTCTCGTCGAGGAGGAGGTTCTCCGGCTTCAAATCACGGTGGTAAACGCCGCGAGCATGACAAAATCCGACGGCTGAGATTAACTGCTGAAAGTACTTTCTAGCAACTTCTTCTTTGAGGCGGCCCTTGGCGACCTTGTTGAAGAGCTCGCCACCGCGAACGTACTCCATGACGAAGTAGATCTTGGCCTTGGTGGCCATGACCTCGAAAAGCTGCACGATGTTTGGGTGGCGAACGCGCCTGAGAATTGAGATCTCGCGTTTGATGTGAGCGATTAGGCCGCCCTTGAGGATCTTCTCCTTGTCGATGACTTTGATGGCTACGCTCTCGTTGGTTTTGATGTTCTTGGCATGGTAGACTTTGGCGAAGGTGCCATGGCCAAGCAATTTGCCGATTTCGAAGCGACCCAAAAGCGGAGCTGGGATGTTTTTGGATTTGTTGGTAGGGGTGGAGGGGTTGGAAGCGACGCCGTTATCGGTGGCTTTGGTGGTGAGGTTTGCCATCCTCCGGGAAGGGACGGCCCTCTCTCTCGATTTCTCAGggaatttgggtttttgtgattgtttgattgaatatatatttttttttgggttgatttATTGGGCTTTTTGTTGAGTTTGGGATGTGATGTTTGGTTTGTTGGGTGTTGTTTTGATGATTGATGAGTGGTGTGTGTAGAAACTGAAGAGAGatgttttatttgattttggagaCAATGATGCTCTTTATATGGTACAAGAATATACCCTCCACCTCCTCCCAAATACAATACttagctcttttttttttctttttctttctatttttgtatttaattttgtttgcgTCCTATAACAATATATGACGTTTACGAAAAGTCTGAGAAAATCTTCTGTAAATGGTGTTTATAGAAAagcaaagtttttttttttggtaaccaaaaaaaaaaaaaaaggctaaggTTTTTGCTAACAAGTTTCCCACAATCCGAAAAGCATGCAATATCTAAATATAAAGTTGttgcaaatttatttattgtttcgGGGAAGATTTTCATTTTAGATTTATTAGTCATCGATTTAACCTTATTATGTTAGTGGTGACAAATTGTTCATTAAACAAACATGATTAGCGTCAATTTTTATGTCAAGTGCCCTTGTCACATCGCATGTGATCCAAAAATATtcccacaaaaataatatgacACTATCGTATTACTtaacaattttgtttaatgAGAAGTAGGCCTCCTTAATTTAACAATTAACTTATTGTCAAGCCTTCTAGTTCAATATTAATTACTTAAAGTCTTAATGTCGTTGccggaaaaaaaagaaaaataaataaagagtcAAATTTTTATCGTGAATGTTGGACCGTAACTATTATTGTTATAACCATAAACTTTTGCGtgtcaaaaaaatgaaagggaaaaagaaaaaaaacaatttaccGAAAAAAGGGCCATGGCAATTTGCTCAAAGTTCAAAGTTGAAGGTTGAAACCAAGAACATGGTAGCATGAGAATTGCAACTTTCCATGTTTGACAGCGCAACATAAACATGGGAAATACGAAGTTTAACGGCTCTTTGTGTTGGATGAGTCGTGAGATGCAAGAGGTTGACACTCTGTACAAGAAGAAGCAGCAACTTATTTCCAACCAAGCAATCTTCAGCCACTTAGTGGGTAACACGTGTGTTATACTAAACGGGTGTTGACTGCGTCACGCGTAGGCAATCTCTATCCAGCCTAACCTCATCAGACGTCCTACACCGTTGATCGGACTTACTATTATACCATCAAACATTTAATCGGTCACGTGCTTCTCTAAGCTATGCTGTACAATTAAAATTGGTGCACGTGATTGTAGAGAAAATATGCCAGCCCAGggattgattttgatttgggCGGGTAACGGCTCACGCGAGTCGAACCAGGAAATTGAATGGTTAATAAGTGGATGACTTGATGGTGAAGCAAGTCAACTTGATGGCCGGTGATGATTTTACAGATCTACGGCACGGCACGCAACTGTTACAAAATCTTCAACATGCAATTTCTTTGCCTATTTTACCCTTTATTATTAGTAGCAAATaagttgacccaaaaaaagaattaagtATTGGGCCTCCCACATTCTGATGATTGCACTCCACCTCCATGTGAGTGGAGGGCCTGGAGAGGGTATTGTTCATGATGAAAAATTCAAGTGcgtaaatgaaaaaaaagtgTGCTATTATTAAGGGTGGACACGATTCGGTTTGTTTCAGTTTTACTTTCAAACTAcagttaaattaattaaatttttacgGTTCGGTATGGTTCGGTtttaactaaaattaaaatgaaaaccaaactaaacaaaaccaaaccattCATATCCAATTTGGTGCGGTTTAATTGAACCGGTTTagacataaaagaaaacatgctTACAATAACACAAAATCTgttaacatatgtattccatcAAATACTCCTAAAACTGAACTTGCTCCTAACAAACATAAACATTTTCATCAAAGTTCATCCAAATTTCTAGCAACAAACTTCAACATACAATCCCATATTTTCatacaaatacaaacaaaTTTCAATACCCAATTGATTTATACAATTGGAAATTACATACCAACTAGTCAACTACAACATTCATTCtgatttttatcaaattaatgCAAAGAACAAAAAGCCAAACAAACACATTACTTCTTATTCTTCTGCAAGGCATTTCTGAGAGAGCCATTAACCATATACTCTGTCACTGTTGGCACAGAACATCCTGCCCCATCAAGCACAACACCATAGAAGCTACCATATTGAGGTGGTGCAAATCAGCAAGTTTAATGGCCTCATTCCAAAAATCATCTCTCTAATTGAATACAAAATTTACAGCATAGGGACCATGCAAGTGAggtattaataataaaaaagtaatAGCTTTTGGAAACGAGTGCAATGAAAAGACAAATAATTTATTCTTCCataacccaattctctcagcTCTTCCCACACCTTGACAGACCCAATCTCATATTTtcataaatacaaataattgATTAATACAAAGTAAATTAGAAATTTCAAAACCCAATTGATTAATTGACATCTTACAAAACAGAATAAgacaacaaaacaacaacaaaaactggGTATGATTCAAGAATTGAAACAAACCTTAGTTCTAAGAGGTTGGGATTGAAGTGGTATGAGCTATTTTCTCCAAGCCCCATTGAGTATCGGTTTCTCCAAGCCCCATTGGTATGAGCTATTTTCTCCAAGCCCTTTAG belongs to Prunus persica cultivar Lovell chromosome G4, Prunus_persica_NCBIv2, whole genome shotgun sequence and includes:
- the LOC18778224 gene encoding CBL-interacting serine/threonine-protein kinase 12, whose protein sequence is MANLTTKATDNGVASNPSTPTNKSKNIPAPLLGRFEIGKLLGHGTFAKVYHAKNIKTNESVAIKVIDKEKILKGGLIAHIKREISILRRVRHPNIVQLFEVMATKAKIYFVMEYVRGGELFNKVAKGRLKEEVARKYFQQLISAVGFCHARGVYHRDLKPENLLLDENGDLKVSDFGLSAVSDEIKQDGLFHTFCGTPAYVAPEVLGRKGYDAAKVDIWSCGVVLFVLMAGYLPFHDQNVMAMYKKIYKGEFRCPRWFSAELVRLLTRLLDINPDTRITIVEVMENRWFKKGFKHIKFYIDHDDRLCNVEDDEEDRFSDVSSLSDQSCMSESEAEFETRRKLTSLPRPASLNAFDIISFSAGFDLSGLFEERGEEARFVSGAPVSTIISKLEEIAKVVSFSVRKKDCRVSLEGSREGVKGPLTIAAEIFELTPSLVVLEVKKKAGDKAEYDQFCNTELRPGLQNLMIEESAAANTVPPSYLPSDSE